A window of Cydia pomonella isolate Wapato2018A chromosome 22, ilCydPomo1, whole genome shotgun sequence contains these coding sequences:
- the LOC133530393 gene encoding uncharacterized protein LOC133530393 yields the protein MAVGKIAPFDMNKDCWDLFVERLEQYFIANSVSDTVKVATLITVIGSDAYELMVNLCTPARPATKTFDQLKAIMKSHLQPKPSVLAERFKFRQRRQASDESIAEYVAALKKMSMTCNFGADSLQENLRDQFVCGLSKDVMRQRLFAEEGITFEKAFKLAVTIDSAETESAVMEKRVDNHGGSTGVYQVASSRGRGSYGHGEAAGGRKVTGATRGWAGAGRGASGRGGRRGPGVAGAGRERGAHGGAAGCKVCGGSHDSNTCKFKAYVCRVCNRDGHLKRMCPRLREEQLFALYDGDADGQVAFKEVFEDGLGRFTGGKVGFALRERARAVFLRARPLPYALREPVERALDQLVRDGIITPVPTSDWATPVVPYLE from the exons ATGGCAGTCGGAAAGATAGCCCCGTTCGATATGAACAAAGATTGTTGGGACTTATTCGTGGAGCGTTTAGAACAGTATTTTATAGCGAATTCAGTGAGTGACACGGTTAAAGTGGCTACTTTAATTACTGTGATAGGCAGTGACGCGTATGAACTTATGGTTAATTTGTGTACGCCGGCGCGCCCGGCAacaaagacttttgatcagttGAAGGCCATTATGAAATCGCACTTGCAACCTAAACCGAGTGTATTAGCAGAAAGGTTCAAATTTCGACAACGACGTCAAGCGAGTGATGAGAGCATAGCTGAGTATGTCGCAGCCTTGAAGAAAATGTCAATGACTTGCAATTTTGGCGCGGACTCATTGCAAGAAAATTTAAGGGACCAATTTGTTTGCGGTCTATCGAAGGATGTTATGCGACAGCGGCTATTCGCAGAGGAGGGAATCACGTTCGAGAAAGCTTTTAAATTAGCCGTAACGATAGATTCGGCCGAGACGGAATCGGCGGTTATGGAGAAGCGAGTAGACAACCATGGAGGAAGTACGGGTGTCTACCAGGTGGCATCGAGCCGGGGGCGGGGGAGCTACGGTCACGGAGAAGCCGCCGGGGGACGGAAGGTCACGGGGGCTACGCGAGGTTGGGCGGGCGCCGGGCGCGGCGCGAGCGGCCGGGGCGGACGGCGCGGGCCGGGCGTCGCGGGCGCCGGCcgcgagcgcggcgcgcacggcggcgCAGCTGGCTGCAAGGTGTGCGGCGGCAGTCATGACTCCAACACGTGCAAGTTTAAGGCTTACGTGTGTCGGGTGTGCAACCGAGATGGACATCTGAAGAGGATGTGCCCGAGACTACGCGAGGAACAGCTGTTCGCGTTGTATGACGGAGACGCGGATGGGCAGGTGGC GTTTAAAGAAGTTTTTGAAGACGGTTTGGGGCGGTTCACGGGCGGCAAGGTCGGGTTCGCGCTGCGCGAGAGGGCGCGGGCGGTGTTCCTGCGCGCGCGCCCGCTGCCGTACGCGCTGCGCGAGCCGGTGGAGCGTGCGCTGGATCAGCTAGTGCGCGACGGCATCATCACGCCCGTGCCCACCTCGGACTGGGCCACTCCCGTcgtaccg TACCTCGAGTAG